The sequence TGGTCAATCCTGACATTGTCGATCCGGACAGTGGCGATTTCAGCAATCTGAAGACCATAGGTTATGAGTCATCAGCCCTGGGCGGCTATATGTTCCGCAGAATTAAAGAAAAGCTTGCGCTGGATGAAAACAGAGTTGTTTCCAGATTATTGCAACCTGCCAGTCATTTTCGGGCCCTTAGTGAGGGGCAGGTGGACGGAGTGATTACCTTTGAACCATATCTGAGTAAATTATTGCAGGCGGGCTTTAAAGTTGCTTTCGACAGTACCGATATCAGCGGCGAGATCATCGATATTCTGGTCATGCGTGAAGATGTATGGCGTAACAATAAACGCAGCGTGCAACAGGTTATATGGCAGTACTGGCCGGTAGGATTGAATCTTCTTGAGCAGCGCCGCGCGTCTGATACCACCACTGCGGCGTTGCAGGCCAATACCGGGCTGCAGGAGCCCGCGCTTAGCCTGGCACTGAACAAAATGAGCTTTTACAAAGTAAAGGAGAGTCAGGCTTATTTACGGACTGAATTGAAAACACTGTCAATCTGATGACAGATTATCTTATCGAGCAGCAGGTTATCAGTTCGTCACCAGGTCTGGAGGCGTGCCCATGACCGCCTATCAGCAGGGCCGTATGCATTCTTTGCGGACTCAACTCACATTGATTTCTCTGGCAACCAGTATTCTGATTCTGATTATCATCGCTT comes from Lacimicrobium alkaliphilum and encodes:
- a CDS encoding ABC transporter substrate-binding protein, yielding MRAYWILLVFLISACSPGPELNIAGNHWLGYQPYYLAADSQWSESGTRVRANFTQLSSTTHVLRVLANGQLDGALLTLDEAITFEQRADLGLCVAMVLSASKGADALVVNPDIVDPDSGDFSNLKTIGYESSALGGYMFRRIKEKLALDENRVVSRLLQPASHFRALSEGQVDGVITFEPYLSKLLQAGFKVAFDSTDISGEIIDILVMREDVWRNNKRSVQQVIWQYWPVGLNLLEQRRASDTTTAALQANTGLQEPALSLALNKMSFYKVKESQAYLRTELKTLSI